The genomic stretch TTGGGGTCAGCTGGAGATGTTTGGGGTTGTCTGGAGATATTTGGGGTCAGCTGGAGATGTTTGGGGTTGTCTGGAGATATTTGGGGTCAGCTGGAGATGTTTGGGGTTGTCTGGAGATATTTGGGGTCAGCTGGAGATGTTTGGGGTCAGTTGAAGATGCTGGAGATGTTTGGGGTCAGCTGGAGACACTGGGTTTGGATGGAGACACTGGGTTTGGATGGAGATGGTGGATGGATGGAGATGTTTGGAGGTGGATGGATGGAGATGTTTGGAGGTGGATGGATGGAGATGGTGGATGGATGGAGATGGTGGATGGATGGAGACGTTGAGGTTGGATGGAGATGTAGATTGAACGGAGATGTTGGGGTCAGATGGAGACATGGGGGAGTTGGATGGAGATGTTGGGGTCGGACGGAGACATGGGGGGGCTGCAGAAGGACCTCCACCCATCCCACAGAGGACCCAGCCGTGCTTGTGTTCTCCACGCAGCATCAAGCACCTGATGGAGCAGGGTCTGCTCACGGAGGTGGCTCCGTGTAGACCCCAACCCCTAACCCAAAGCCAAGAGCgggtggatggatgggtggaaggatggatggatgggtgggtggaTAAATAGATATGGTCGATAGATGAGGTAGGTAGACGGGTAGGTGGAAGGATGGCGAGACAGCTGGataggcagacagacagacagacagaggcTAGCTACACTGATGGACAGCTCATGTCTCCATACTGATAGGCTCGGCGGATGCAGACAGACGAGCAGGTGCCAGTGACCCCTGGCTGGATGGCAACTGTCCGGCCTCGGCGGCCAGAAGGATCCAAACGGCAGCAGGATGGACAGACGGACGAGCGCCCTTCCTCTGCCGGCTGGAGGGACAGAAGAACGGGGtgaggcaggagggatgggcaggcaggcagctggccAGCTAGCCGGCCAGGGAGACGTGAGCCGCCCTCGAGGTGTTGCTCTACACGCCGGGGCAAGGCCTCCTACCGCAGggaaaagtgggaaaaaaaaaaaaaaaaaaaaaaaaaaaaagaagataagaaaacaaaccaccctAATCGTGGCACCACTGGCAAACACGGCAAAGCCCCGCCGGGCGCCGGCAGCTGGGGCAAGGTGCACTTGGGGCGGACCTTGGTCAACGGCACCCAGCGGGTGCCGCCGGGGACCGGCACCCCCGTGACCATGCCGGCGCTGGGGGCCGtcgcggcggcggccgggctggtcttgttgctgctgctggtgccggCGGCGGCCCCTCGCCTGTTCCCCTTTTTCTGGGCTGACCTGGTGGCCTTCGCCGGCTTGGTGCGGTCAGCGGTGCGATGTCAGCGGCGTTTGAACCGCCGACCCCCCGTCACCCTCCTCGACGTCTTCCAGGAGCACGCtcgccgccggccccgctgGCCCTTGCTCCGCTTCCAGGATGAAGTTTACACCTACGAAGACATGGAACGCTGGAGCAACCGGGCTGCCCGAGTGTTCTCCCGGCACCTGGAGCTGCAGCCGGGTCGGACCGTCGCCGTCTTCCTCCCCAACGAACCCACCTACGTATGGACCTGGTTGGCGTTGGCCAAGCTGAGCTGCCCCATGGCTTGTCTCAACTGCAACGTGCGGGGTCGGGCGCTGCAGCACGCGCTCGCCGCTGCCCAGGCCACCCTCATCCTCGCCAGCCCCGGTGAGTGGCTCCCACCTggaattttgggggggggggagggggctgagCGGAAATTTGGGGTGCCGAGAGGACCCAGGCATCCGGGTGGGTCCCGTCCTCCCCCGCCGCTGGTTGCGTCTTTCCTTGCAGGTGTGCGGTGCACATGCGTGTGCGGGGTTGGCGGGGGTGTGCGGGGAGTGAGGCGGGAGGGTGTCTGTGCGTGTCgatgcttgtgtgtgtgtgtttgcatgggTGTGAGTGGCAGCACGTGTGTCTGCACGCGTGTCAGTGTCTGTCCGTGGATTTACATGGGTGTCTGTACATGTGTCTGCACGCGTGTCAGTGTCTGTCCATGGATTTACATGGGTGTCAGTGCCTGTACATGTGTCTGTACGCATGTCAGTGTCTGTCCATGGATTTACACGGGTGTCAGTGCCTGTACATGTGTCTGCACGCGTGTCAGTGTCTGTCCATGGATTTACATGGGTGTCAGTGCCTGTACATGTGTCTGCACGCGTGTCAGTGTCTGTCCATGGATTTACATGGGTGTCAGTGCCTGTACATGTGTCTGCACGCGTGTCAGTGTCTGTCCATGGATTTACATGGGTGTCTGTGCCTCTACATGTGTCTGCATGTGTGTCAGTGTCTGTCCATGGATTTACATGGGTGTCAGTGCCTGTACATGTGTCTGCATGCATGTCAGTGTCTGTCCATGGATTTACACGGGTGTCTGTGCCTCTACATGTGTCTGCACGCGTGTCAGTGTCTGTCCATGGATTTACACGGGTGTCAGTGCCTGTACATGTGTCTGTACGCGTGTCAGTGTCTGTCCATGGATTTACATGGGTGTCAGTGCCTGTACATGTGTCTGCACGCGTGTCAGTGTCTGTCCATGGATTTACATGGGTGTCAGTGCCTGTACATGTGTCTGCACGCGTGTCAGTGTCTGTCCATGGATTTACACGGGTGTCAGTGCCTGTACATGTGTCTGCATGTGTGTCAGTGTCTGTCCATGGATTTACATGGGTGTCAGTGCCTGTACATGTGTCTGCACATGTGTCGGTGTCTGTCCATGGATTTACATGGGTGTCAGTGCCTGTACATGTGTCTGCACATGTGTCAGTGTCTGGCCATGGATTTATACGGGTGTCTCTGCCTCTACATGTGTCTGCACACATCTCAGTGTCCATGCACCTGTgcatgtgtttgcatgtgtgtcAGTGTCTGCACGTGTGGCAACGGCAGCGTGTGTGTCTGCATGTCAGTGCCTGTGTATTTGCATGTGTGTCAGTGTCTGTGCACATGTTTACACATGTGTCACTGGCTGCATGTGTGTCTGCATGCATGTCAGTGTCCATGCATGTGTCTGCACGTGTGTTGCTGTCTGTCCATGCATTTCCATGTGTGTCCGCATCCATGCGTGTGCTGGCATGTGTATCAGTGTCTATACATGCATCGGCACATATGTCAGTGTCAGTGCATGCATATGCATGGGTGTCAGTACCTATACATGTGTCTGCATGTGTGTCGGTGTGCATACATGCATTTCCACGTGTGTTGGCTTCTGTGTGTTGCATTTGCACGCATGTCAGTCTCTGTGCGTGCGTGTCAGCACCCATACATGCTCCTGCACACACATCTGTGGCGCACGTGTGGGTGTGAGGTACGGCGGGGCTGTTTGCCCTGAGCGTGCAAGAGGTTTTTCGTGTTGGGGCTGTATTTGCACACCCCCCCTCCTCGCACGGCATGGTCATGGCTGCTTGTGCAGTCCTTCGCACACGCATGTGCAACACGCCAGTGCCCCGGCAAGCGTGTCAGGGTGCGCTGGCTGTGCTAAGGGCCACAGGTTAATCATCACTAGCCCTTTCCCCGGGGGGGTAAaggtccttttctttttttttgcgTCATGtttttgggggaaggaggtagaaaaaaaaaaaaaaaatcagggcaggaggaggctggacCCACTGGGATCCTTGGGGTgcctgttggggggggggtcagggtgccccttggggggctgggggcacccaGCAGATCGGGGCACCCTTAGGGGATGCTCCAGGTGCCTCTCTGGGGTGATCGGGGAGCCTTTTTGGGGTGCTTTGAGTGCCCAGCTGGGATCCTTGGGGGCCCTGTTTGGGATCTCCATGGGGGCCTGGCTGGTGGGGACACCCCTTTGGGGTGCTCAGGGTGCCCCTCGGGGATGTATCGGGTGTCTGGGTGATCAGGGACCCCTTTTTGGGTGCTTTGAGTACCCAACTGGGATCCTCGGAGCTCCCATATGGGATACTCCAGGTGCCAGTCCTGTCTGGGATCCTTGGGGCACCCGTCCTGGATGTCCAGGATGCCCACCCAATTTGGGGTCCCTATTTGACGTGCGACTGGCGCCCATCTGCGGTCCTGTGGGTGCCCATTTGGGGTGCCGGGGGTCCCTACCCTATCAAAGGGTGCACTGGGTGCCCATCTGGGATCTTTGGGGCACCCATCCACGATGCCTGGGGTGCCCATCTCATTCAGCAGCCCATTTGGGGTACACAGGGTGTCCACCCAGGATCCTTGGGGCACCCATCCTGGATGCCCAGGGTGCCCACCCGATTGGGGTCCCTATTTGGGGTGCGACCGGTGCCCATCTGGGGTCCTTTGGGTGCCCGTTTGGGATGCCTGGGGTGCCCATCTGAttgcgggggtggggggggggggcatcagATCTAGGGCCATCAGATCCAGGGCCATCAGATGCCCCATCAGATGCCCATCCCTGACCCGTTGGGTTCCCCTCTTGGATACTCATCCAtctgggccccccccccccccccccttccccgcagATCTCCAGGCCGCCGTGGAGGAGGTCCTGCCGGCCCTGCGGCGCGACGGCATCCGCGTCTTCTACCTGAGCTCCACGTCACCCACGCCGGGCATCGAGGCCCTGCTGCCCGCCATCGAGGCAGCCTCCGATGAGCCCCTGCCCGCCCACCACCGCGCCGGCATCACCGCCAACTCCAAGGCCATCTACATCTACACCTCCGGCACCACCGGTGAGGCCGTGGGGACAGAAACCCCAAAGGCGGGAGGGTCTGCTCCTTGGAGAATGGCAACTGGGAGGGTTTGGGTGTGATGGGTGAAGAGCCAAAGGAGGTTGTCCCCCGTGGGTTGCATGGGCAAGGCGGTGCAGGTGATGTTGGGGACGTTGGATGGGTCTTGTGGAGGCCCTTCGCCAACCCCGACCATCGTAGGTCCACCTGGGCCAGGTTTCTCCTGGCTGCGTCCATGCGAGGGTTGGGcatctccaagaatggagactcACCGGGTACCCGGGTCTTCCTCGTGGGGACAGGGTGGAGAATTGGACGTCCCTGAACCCAAACCAGATCCCACGCCAATTAACACAGGCGCATCTGGATGAGGTTCCTCATGGCTCCTCCCAGCGAGGTCTGGAGACCTCCAGGGATGGAAACCCACCACCCTGAGGGAAAGGTTTTGccctcccatcccatccctcatCCCCAGGACCTCCCAACCCACACGGGCACCTCCAAGGAGGACATTTCCCACTCTCTGCTCCCATTCCCCAGGGCTGCCCAAGGCAGCAGTGATCACAGAGATGAAGCTGATGATGGTGGCCAACCTGGGCCAGCTCTGTGGCCTGCGGTCTGATGATGTCATGTACACAACGCTGCCGCTCTACCACTCGGCCGGGCTGCTCATCGGGGTAGGAGGGTGCTTCGAGGTCGGTATGTACCCCCATGTCCCATGTAGCCCAGACAGAGGGGGGTGCAGGCAAGGACAGGCAGAGAGAGGTCTTGCAGACAGACGGACGGATGGAGAAATGcgtggggagaaggaagaggaagaagggagagggacCTGTGTCCATAGATGGATGAGGGATGGATAGATGGATGGGTGGACATTTTAGATGGATGGACAGCTGCTTTATGAAGATGGATGTTTTATGGAGATGGATGGATGGCTTGGACAGACTTTTTCTGGAGATGGACTGAAGGATGATGGAAAAATGTGAggatggagggaagaaaaggaaagaagagagagaaaagcagaaagatctCTACAGCGATAAATGGATTAGTGGGGGGATGGATGGCTAGATGGACGGAGAGATGACAATAAGTGTagggatggaaaaggaaagagtcAGATAAAAAGAAGACAGGAGAAGGGTGTCCATGTAGATAATGGGTGACTCGGGGTGAATGGACAGGACAGATACTCATGGCGATGGATAGAGGGATGGACGGATGGAGAGATGGGtggagaaaaggtaaaaaaaagagaggaaaaagggaggggtaACCATCACCCTGCCATGTCCCCACAGGGGCCACCTGCGTCCTACGGACCAAGTTCTCCGCTTCCCAGTTCTGGGACGACTGCCGCCGTTACAACGTCTCTGTCATCCAGTACGTGGGCGAGCTCATGCGCTACCTCTGCAACACGCCCAAGGTAAGGTCCCCACCAGCCTGAAAtccaccccgggggggggggggggggaacgtgACGCTGTGGGGCGCACCCTGAGACGGTCCCTCCTTTTGTCACCCCACAGCGCGCCGATGACCGGGAGCACGGGGTGCGCTTGGCGTTGGGCAACGGCCTGCGGGCAGAGGTGTGGAAGGAGTTCCTCCAGCGCTTTGGACCCATCTCCATCTGGGAGTTTTACGGAGCTACCGAGGGGAACGCCGGCTTCATCAACTACACCGGCAAAATCGGGGCTGTGGGCAGAGCCAACGTGTTCCTCAGGGTGAGCTGCTGGTGATGACGACGGCAGGGGGGAGCAAACGCTGACTGCCTTGGGGAGATCAATACTGTACCTCTAGTTGGGCTGATACTGGGGCAGGGAGTCCAGGATACCCTCTTCATGATGGCACAAACGGTGACCTCCTTGGGGAAACCAACACTGTCCATCAGGTTGGGCTGATACAAAAACAGGATCTCCCAGATCTCCTCTTCACGTCCAAAAGGAGTCTCCTCCACGTGGTTGGCCAATGTTGACTCAACAGTGTTGACTCAAAGTCTGGTTTTGGAGTGTCCATGGCAACCTGGACATCTCTGTAGCCCCGAGAAAGGCCACTTCGGTGTCACTTCTTGGTCCCAACCACCCATGTGTTGAgcaaaagctgcaaaaataagGCTTTGTCCAGCCTTTTCCCACAGTTGCAATGCCCAGCATTCTCCCACAGATCTTTGATTGGAAAGATATCATGATGAGTTTGGTCAATGGCTGGCTCTATTATATTAATCTTATTTAAAGATAAAGGGCGATTAGCTCAGATGGAAAACAAGTGGCTACCCAGGATGTTGGGattgggggaggggggcagggtGTGTTTCTGTGGGTTGTAATGAACAAATAAGAGAGGATCGGACCTGGCACTGGAAAGAAAGTCTCGCTCTTTTTAATCCCACGTTTCTCTTCCACCCACCAGTTTCTCTCTTTGTCCCTCTTCTGCCCTCCAGTGTTTATCTCCCTTTGAGCTGATCAAGTACAACGTGGAGGAGGACAAACCCGTACGTGATGAGCGAGGTCTCTGCATCCGAGTCCGCCCCGGTAAGAAGAGATCAGCCTTACGAGGGCCTTtttgggaggaaaggggggCAGACAGAGGGTTGAGTTGCATCAAAGCCACCTCTTGGTCCTTATCATCATCATCGTGGTGGCTGGAAGCCACCAGAAACCCCCCAAAGAAATAGGAGCATCATCCCTGAGCACCCAGTGGGGCACGGAGGGACATTCCCCAGTGCCAAGGCAGCTGCTGACCAGCCTCCaactctcctttccttccccgAAGGCGAGACGGGGCTGCTGG from Aquila chrysaetos chrysaetos unplaced genomic scaffold, bAquChr1.4, whole genome shotgun sequence encodes the following:
- the SLC27A5 gene encoding bile acyl-CoA synthetase, coding for MPALGAVAAAAGLVLLLLLVPAAAPRLFPFFWADLVAFAGLVRSAVRCQRRLNRRPPVTLLDVFQEHARRRPRWPLLRFQDEVYTYEDMERWSNRAARVFSRHLELQPGRTVAVFLPNEPTYVWTWLALAKLSCPMACLNCNVRGRALQHALAAAQATLILASPDLQAAVEEVLPALRRDGIRVFYLSSTSPTPGIEALLPAIEAASDEPLPAHHRAGITANSKAIYIYTSGTTGLPKAAVITEMKLMMVANLGQLCGLRSDDVMYTTLPLYHSAGLLIGVGGCFEVGATCVLRTKFSASQFWDDCRRYNVSVIQYVGELMRYLCNTPKRADDREHGVRLALGNGLRAEVWKEFLQRFGPISIWEFYGATEGNAGFINYTGKIGAVGRANVFLRCLSPFELIKYNVEEDKPVRDERGLCIRVRPGETGLLVMKITKNAPFYGYAGDSRMTEKKVLRDVLVKGDTFFNSGDLLMMDHERFIYFQDRVGDTFRWKGENVATTEVEATLALVNFIQEVNVYGVSVPGCEGRCGMAAICLKAGTSFEGESLYTFTGDTLPSYAAPRFVRIQDALEITGTFKQCKGNLVKEGFDPNVIKDPLFFRDDKKKSYVPLNPDIYAAILDMKLNL